Below is a genomic region from Ammonifex degensii KC4.
GGTTATCACTGCCTCCCACAACCCGCCGGAGTACAACGGGATCAAGCTCCTGGAGCCCGACGGTCTGGGGTTGGGCAAGGAGGCGGAGGAGGAGCTGGAAGACCTGCTTCTGAACGGGCGCTTCGCTTACGCTGGCTGGAACGAAACGGGGCGCGTCACCCGGCAGGACATTCTGCGCCCCTATCTTGAGGGAGTGAAAAAGCGGCTGGATGTAGAAGCCATAGCCCGTCGGCGTCCCCTGGTGGTGGCTGACACGGCCAACGGCGCCGGCAGCCTGGTGCTCCCTTACCTTTTGAGTGAGCTTGGCTGCCGGGTGATAAGCGTCAACGGCCACCCGGACGGCCGCTTCCCCGGGAGAAACCCCGAGCCCAATGAGGAAAACCTCCGCTCTTTCCTGACCATCGTGCGGTCGGTGGGGGCGGACTTCGGGGTGGCTCAGGACGGCGATGCCGACCGCTCCGTCTTCGCCGACGAGGAAGGGCGCTTCGTCCAGGGAGACAAAACCTTCGCCCTGGTGGCCGGCGCTCTGCTGGAGGAGCGCGGCGGGGGTTTGGTGGTCACCACGGTGGCTACCTCAGATGTGGTGGACGAGGTAGCGCGGGTACGGGGCGGCAGGGTTCTGCGGACCAAGGTGGGGGATGCGGTGGTCTCGCGGGCCTTAAAGGAGCACGGGGGCCTGGTCGGCGGGGAAGAAAACGGCGGGGTGATCTTTCCCGACTTCGTGCTGGGACGCGACGGGGCTATGACCGCGGCCAAGGTGCTGGAGGTCTTCTGCCGTCAGGGCCTGCGCTTCAGCGAGCTCATAGCCTCCCTGCCCCGCTTTTACCAGCTTAAGACCAAGGAGCGGGTAGAAGGGGACCGGAAGGGCATCGTGGCCCTGGTGGGAGAGTTAGCCCGCAATGAGGGTTACCGTGTCGATTCGACCGACGGGGTTAAAATACTCTTTGAAGACGGTTGGGTGCTGGTGCGGGCCAGCGGCACCGAGCCCATAGTCCGTATATTCGCCGAGGCCAAGGAAGAAACCAAAGTACGCACCTACCTGGAGTTCGGCCGCACCCTGCTGAGCCGTGCCTTAAAGGGGCAGCTTCCGGCCGGGATGGGGATCGTAAAGGATGGCCAACCGGGCTTGGGACTGGTTGAAACAGGCCGAGCGTGATCTGGCACACGCTGAGCGCTCGGCTCTTCAGGGTGATCACGGGTGGGCTTGCTTTGCCGCCCACCAGGCGGCAAAGAAGGCGGTCAAGGCCCTACACCTTTATAGAACCGTAAGCTTAGAAGACCCGCCTCCTTCAGGGGGCGGGATGAAAGCGGCGGCCAGGTTAAAAAAGACTGTTTTTTTGTCCAGGTGTAGTATACTGAAGTTGCTATGAAAACCAAAAAGACAAGGTATGCTCACTACAACATAAACTATCACTTCGTTTGGATACCAAAGTACCGCCGTAAGATTCTGGTGGGCTCGGTTGCCGAGGAACTGGAACGACTAATTCGAAAGGTCTGCGATGAAAGGGGAGTAGAGGTGCTTAGTCTCTCCATCCAGCCTGATCACGTGCACCTTTTTGTTTCAGCTCCCCCAAGACACGCTCCTTCTGTTCTCATCAACACCATTAAAGGGTATACTTCCCGCTACCTGCGCCAGGAGTTTCCGGAGTTGAACAAACAAACAGGGCCACAGCTCTGGACTAGAACGTACTACGTCGGCACCGCTGGCACGGTATCTGCCGAAACTATTCAGCACTACATCGCGGAGTGCCAGGAAGAGCAGGTGAGAATACGTGGCATGGAGCGATAAGTCACACCCCCACCGGCTCCTTTTGACCAAACAGTTCCCGCTGGGCCTGGAAGTACTGCCGGTCTTCCAACCCGTCATGCGGGCGGCCAACCGCATCTGGAACTCCTGCGTCTGGCACAGCCGGGAGACCTTCAGGCAGGAGAACCGCTGGCCGACGGAGGCGGAGCTCAAGGCGAAGTTCAAGTCCTTCGCCGCGTGGAAGGAACTCCACTCCCAGTCGGCCCAGGCGGTGGTGGAAGAGTACTTCGAGGCCGTGTCTGCCTACCGGAAGCACAGGGAAAACGGCCACCTGGAAATGAACTCGCCGGGCTTCAAGCCAAAGAACCACCTCCGCACCGTCACCTGGAAGAGGCAGGGCTTCGACGTCGATGGCAGCGCCCTCGTGTTGAAGCTCTCACGCGGGAAGGAGCCTGTCAAGGTCGCGCTGCCCGAAGGGTGGAATGTGGTCGTCCTGCCGGACGGCACGGAGGTGAAGGGCGTCCCGGTCGAGGTCAAGGTGAAGGCGGTCGTCCGCCGCCGCGAGGTGGAAAACCTGGTACTCCACGTGACCCTCGACCTGGGGGTGGTGCCCGTAAACCAGGTGGGTGCCGTCTCGGCCTACGACTACAACTCCGCCACGTTCGCCCGTGCTGTGTCCAGTGGCCGACTCGACCTGTTTGTATGCCGGGAACTCCTTTCCCTGGTGCAGTACAGGAACAAAACCATAGCGGGGTTCCAGGAAAAGATGAGCCGCCTGAAGGAAGGCTCCCGCAGGTGGAGGAGGTGTCTTTCCGCGAAGATCCGCAAGCTGAAAAAGCTCGACCGCCGCATAAGACAAATGGAGCACTCCCTGACGAAGCTCTTCGCGGAGCTGGACGGGGCAGAAGGTGTGGCCTTTGCGGTGGTGGGCGACCTGACCGACCTGCGCCGCTCCGCACGCACCGGGATGAAGTCGAGGAAGGCCACCCAGAAGATCAACCAGATGGCTTACGACCGGCTCCGGCAGGAACAGCGCTACAAGAACCTCGTGCGGGGTGTGCAGACCGACCCCTGGACGGAGAGGAACACGTCTTCCACGTGCTGTCTCTGCGGCGCCCGCAACCCCGCCTGGCGGAGGCACCGGGGCCTGTGGGTGTGCGGGGAGTGCGGGCTGGTCCTGCAGGCCGACCTGAACGGCGCAGCCAACCTGTTGAAGCAATACCTCTTTGGGGCCTGCCGCAACAGGGCACTGTCTTTTACCTTCAGGGAAGTGCGGGTCTGGCGCTGGGACGGGAAGCTGAACCGGTTCGTGCAAGTATCTCCAAGGGCCGCTTGAGCGGCACCTGGAGTAGTCGGGACGGTAGTGACGGTCCCCTCCGGGAGGCCCTCCGGCGACGGGTCTAAAAGGGCCGCTCGTACCGGTGTAACCCGGCACCAGTACCTTCAAAGGGGAACGTGCCGCTAGGAAGCCCTACCCCTTTAGGAGTAGGGAGGAAGTCACACAGGGCAGGAAGCGTGGGGGCATGTGGTGGCCAGGCTTCTAAGGTTGCTGCCCCCGGAGTTGTCGGTTCCGCCGGAGTTAATAGAAAAGGCGCGAGTGCTCGATAACTTCTATGTTCCCACCCGGTATCCCAACACCCACGTCGAGGGGGCGCCGTTTGAGCACTACGGGCCGATCCAGAGTGGAGAGGCGATAAAATATGCCCGTGAGATCGTTGCGTTCGCCCGTACTAAGATGGCCCGGCCGTGAAGAGGTGGACCGGGCGGTTCGCCGCTGGGCTTGGGAGATGACCCGGGCCCGGCCGGAAGTGGTATGCATCGGCTACTTCGGCTCCTACGCCCGGGGAGACTGGGGGGTGGGAAGCGACCTTGACCTGGTCATAGTGGTGAAAGAGTCCAAGTTTTCTTTCCAGCGGCGGGGCGTCGAGTGGGATACCACCCAACTCCCGGTTCCGGCCGATCTCCTGGTTTACACCGAAGAGGAGTGGAAAGAGCTTCTCGGCAGCGGGAGCAGGTTTGCTCGGGTGTTGCGCGAGGAAACTGTATGGGTTTATCCGGACACCACCTCGAACCGCACGCCGCCGAAGTTGCCCCCGGGCAGGACGTAGCGGAAGGTAAAGGTGGGAGAGTCGTCCATCTGGATTTCCCAGCTCTGTCCCCGCGTTATGCCCGGCAGAGCCCGCCACCCCTCCTTTGGGGTGTAAAGCACGATGCGGGCGTAATTGTTAGCGTCGGCCTGCCAGTTGGGGGTGATGCGCAACTTCCTCCCCCCGGGATTAGAGATGGTTATCTCGTAAACCATCCCGTAGTTACCGCCCAGGTAGGGGTAGCCCAGGTGGCCGGCTGCGGCCCGGTCGTACTCGCCCAGGTTGTAGCGGGGCAGCCACTCGGAAAGGACGAAGCAGGGGAGCTCCGCCGCCTCGATCGGGTTGGCGTTGCGCAAGTAGTCGTAGCCGTAAAGCCCCGTGGTGACGCCGGGATCCGTTTCCCGGTCCCGCGAGAGCCTGAAGGCCGCCGCGGCTATTTCCCGGTCGGAAATCTCTTTGAGCGAACTCGGGTCCAGGTGGAAGACCCGGAGTTTCAGGTTTCCTCTCTCTACCTCGAGCTTGGCCTTGCCCCAGGCCAGGAAGTTTTCCGGAGTTTTCTCCACCATGAGCAGGGCGTAGCCCCCGGCCGGGATCTCTAGCTTCCCGGCTCCCTTGCCGTGGAAAAAGTCCACCAGGCCTTCGGAGGTTAAATCGATAGCGTGCTCGGCCCGGTCTTTGCCCGAGACCTTCCCCGTGATTTTAACCGTGGCGGAAGAGGGGCCGGGGTTGTAAAGGGCCACGCCGATGAGCTTGGTTTTGCCGCCAGGCGGGATGATGTGGAAGAACTCCACCCCGTACCTTTCCCCGGCGTTTAGAGTCTGCTCGATGGTGTAGCCGCTCCGGTCGGGAAGGAACTCGGGCTGGTTGGAGAAGATGTACCTGTCGCCGCCGCGGGTGAAGCGCAGGGCCATGATGGGGTTAAGCTTTATGGTAGCCTTTTGGCTTTCCGGGTTCCACGATACCGCGGCCCCGAAAGCCTCGGCCACTCCACGCACGGGTACCAAGACCCGCCCATTGTCCAGGATAGGGGCGGTCCCTAGACGCATTTTCGCGCGAGCCACCTTATCGGGAGCTGTGGGGTCGGGCAGGTTGCGGAGCAGGAAGTTCTCGTAGAGCCAGAGCTGGATGTAAGTGCAGGTGTGGCAGCCGGGCGGCGCCTCGATTCTCACCTCTCCGGTACTCGGATCCCAGGAAACGCCCGACTCCTTCACCCCTAGGGCGTAGGCCAGGAAGCGCACCGGGATCAGGAGATGCCCGTTCTCTATGCGGGGGGTGGTGTCCATGGAAAAGGGCTTGCCGTCTACGAGATAAGTCTTGCTGCCGATGGTAAACTCCGCCGTTCTGGCGGTGGCCCAGGAGAAAGAAGGGAACAGGAACACCGTTGCTAAAAGGCTCGCGGCCAAAGCAATGACCCTGCTTTTCCTCATCTCGATTCCCCCTCCACGAAGAAGTATACCACAACTGAGCTATCCGCAACTTCCCAGATGCGCTTATCCCCTGCAGTGATGGCTTGCGTTAGAAAAAGTCGAGAGTAGCCGTGGTGTGCTAAAATAAGGCTGAATACCGTGTTCGGAGAGGCGGGAACTTTAGTGGACATAGTCCAAGTGCGCCGGTTCCTTTTGGAAAGGGAGAAAAGACGGCGGCAAGTTAGAGAGCAGGCCTGTCGGCAACTGATCGTGCAGCTCAAGCAGATCCTGGAAGAAGTGCTCCCCTCCTTTCCGGTTGAGAGAGCTTATCTCTATGGCTCTGTGCTTACCGGACGCTGGCACCCCGAATCGGATCTGGACTTGGCGGTAGAAGGTCGCCTTTCGGCCGAGGAATTTTTTCGGCTGTGGGCAGAACTCGACCGGCGGCTGGAGCCGGAAGTTGACCTGCGGGAGCTGGAAAAGTTACCTTTCCGGGAGAAAGTGCGACGTGAAGGGATGGTAGTGTATGAGAGAAAAGGTTCTCCTTCTTCTCGGTGAGATAAAAGATACGAGCCGGCGGCAGGCCCGGCTCTACGAAAGGCTTGAGCAAAGCTGGCAAAAGTACCAAAAATTCGGCGACTATGGCTATCTGGTAGAAACTGCTTTTTATCTGAACCAGCTGTACACGGGCTACGAAAGGATCTTCAGAGAGGTGGCTGAAGCTTTTGAAAATGCCGTTAATAACCAGCACTGGCATAGGAGTCTCTTGGAGAGAATGCGGCTCAACGTGGAGGGGCTGCGTCCGGCCCTGATTAGCGAAGAAACCTTTCGGTGCCTAAACGAGTTGCGGGCTTTCCGTCACTTCTTCCGCCACGCCTACGATGTGGATCTGGAGGCGGAGAAGGTGGCTTTGGTGGTGAAAAAGACCTTGCGGCTGAAGGAACTCT
It encodes:
- a CDS encoding RNA-guided endonuclease InsQ/TnpB family protein — protein: MAWSDKSHPHRLLLTKQFPLGLEVLPVFQPVMRAANRIWNSCVWHSRETFRQENRWPTEAELKAKFKSFAAWKELHSQSAQAVVEEYFEAVSAYRKHRENGHLEMNSPGFKPKNHLRTVTWKRQGFDVDGSALVLKLSRGKEPVKVALPEGWNVVVLPDGTEVKGVPVEVKVKAVVRRREVENLVLHVTLDLGVVPVNQVGAVSAYDYNSATFARAVSSGRLDLFVCRELLSLVQYRNKTIAGFQEKMSRLKEGSRRWRRCLSAKIRKLKKLDRRIRQMEHSLTKLFAELDGAEGVAFAVVGDLTDLRRSARTGMKSRKATQKINQMAYDRLRQEQRYKNLVRGVQTDPWTERNTSSTCCLCGARNPAWRRHRGLWVCGECGLVLQADLNGAANLLKQYLFGACRNRALSFTFREVRVWRWDGKLNRFVQVSPRAA
- a CDS encoding HEPN domain-containing protein, whose amino-acid sequence is MANRAWDWLKQAERDLAHAERSALQGDHGWACFAAHQAAKKAVKALHLYRTVSLEDPPPSGGGMKAAARLKKTVFLSRCSILKLL
- a CDS encoding copper amine oxidase N-terminal domain-containing protein; the protein is MRKSRVIALAASLLATVFLFPSFSWATARTAEFTIGSKTYLVDGKPFSMDTTPRIENGHLLIPVRFLAYALGVKESGVSWDPSTGEVRIEAPPGCHTCTYIQLWLYENFLLRNLPDPTAPDKVARAKMRLGTAPILDNGRVLVPVRGVAEAFGAAVSWNPESQKATIKLNPIMALRFTRGGDRYIFSNQPEFLPDRSGYTIEQTLNAGERYGVEFFHIIPPGGKTKLIGVALYNPGPSSATVKITGKVSGKDRAEHAIDLTSEGLVDFFHGKGAGKLEIPAGGYALLMVEKTPENFLAWGKAKLEVERGNLKLRVFHLDPSSLKEISDREIAAAAFRLSRDRETDPGVTTGLYGYDYLRNANPIEAAELPCFVLSEWLPRYNLGEYDRAAAGHLGYPYLGGNYGMVYEITISNPGGRKLRITPNWQADANNYARIVLYTPKEGWRALPGITRGQSWEIQMDDSPTFTFRYVLPGGNFGGVRFEVVSG
- a CDS encoding nucleotidyltransferase domain-containing protein; its protein translation is MTRARPEVVCIGYFGSYARGDWGVGSDLDLVIVVKESKFSFQRRGVEWDTTQLPVPADLLVYTEEEWKELLGSGSRFARVLREETVWVYPDTTSNRTPPKLPPGRT
- the glmM gene encoding phosphoglucosamine mutase; the encoded protein is MGKVFGTFGVRGVVGRELDPTLVQRIGAAFGTFLRDKRRGRPLVVVGRDTRLSGEALKRALVSGLLGVGAEVLDVGVVPTPVVQFACRHFGVDGGAVITASHNPPEYNGIKLLEPDGLGLGKEAEEELEDLLLNGRFAYAGWNETGRVTRQDILRPYLEGVKKRLDVEAIARRRPLVVADTANGAGSLVLPYLLSELGCRVISVNGHPDGRFPGRNPEPNEENLRSFLTIVRSVGADFGVAQDGDADRSVFADEEGRFVQGDKTFALVAGALLEERGGGLVVTTVATSDVVDEVARVRGGRVLRTKVGDAVVSRALKEHGGLVGGEENGGVIFPDFVLGRDGAMTAAKVLEVFCRQGLRFSELIASLPRFYQLKTKERVEGDRKGIVALVGELARNEGYRVDSTDGVKILFEDGWVLVRASGTEPIVRIFAEAKEETKVRTYLEFGRTLLSRALKGQLPAGMGIVKDGQPGLGLVETGRA
- the tnpA gene encoding IS200/IS605 family transposase, which gives rise to MKTKKTRYAHYNINYHFVWIPKYRRKILVGSVAEELERLIRKVCDERGVEVLSLSIQPDHVHLFVSAPPRHAPSVLINTIKGYTSRYLRQEFPELNKQTGPQLWTRTYYVGTAGTVSAETIQHYIAECQEEQVRIRGMER
- a CDS encoding nucleotidyltransferase family protein, whose protein sequence is MDIVQVRRFLLEREKRRRQVREQACRQLIVQLKQILEEVLPSFPVERAYLYGSVLTGRWHPESDLDLAVEGRLSAEEFFRLWAELDRRLEPEVDLRELEKLPFREKVRREGMVVYERKGSPSSR